One part of the Humulus lupulus chromosome 9, drHumLupu1.1, whole genome shotgun sequence genome encodes these proteins:
- the LOC133800524 gene encoding protein WHAT'S THIS FACTOR 1 homolog, chloroplastic, with translation MAWSFVLSKTRPLNTSTFSIFNLRPYLSIFTSNFSTSFLITKTPQKFKKRKKKESPRTTLVQTEPNRIPALEHIVERDAFFRFLIKSKEFLSKQPQHVLRLDDAGKLYRELGFPRGRKVARFIQRHPLIFETYRHDDGKIWLGFTDFMEELLEEERAIMDSMELDRVDKVRKLLMMSAEKKIPLSKIYHCRLLFGIPDDFRDRVAKYPNYFRVVVEDGGKRVLELVNWDPMLAVSALEKEFMLDEDKVKRAFKFAVKHGKDLDLDEDDTRKLNLLNTLPLVSPYSDGSKLDLWTLEAEKYRVGVLHEFLSLTLEKRASIHHVVEFKEEFSLTKHTYQMLLKQPRTFYLAGTEMNWVLFLKDAYDENGVLINKDPQVVFTEKLFKHAQMQER, from the coding sequence ATGGCTTGGAGCTTTGTCCTCTCCAAGACGAGACCTTTAAACACCTCAACCTTCAGCATCTTCAATCTCAGACCCTACCTTTCCATCTTCACTTCCAATTTCTCCACCTCCTTCCTCATCACTAAAACCCCACAAAAATTTAAGAAGCGGAAGAAGAAGGAGAGCCCTAGAACTACATTGGTCCAAACAGAGCCCAACCGAATTCCAGCACTGGAACACATTGTCGAGCGCGATGCCTTCTTTCGATTCCTCATCAAGTCCAAGGAGTTCCTCTCCAAGCAACCCCAACACGTTCTCCGCCTCGATGATGCCGGGAAGCTTTATCGCGAGCTTGGATTTCCCCGTGGCCGAAAGGTTGCCCGATTCATACAACGCCATCCTCTGATTTTCGAGACTTATCGCCACGACGACGGCAAAATTTGGCTCGGGTTCACTGATTTCATGGAGGAGCTTCTGGAAGAGGAGCGAGCTATTATGGATTCCATGGAGTTGGATAGGGTCGATAAGGTACGCAAATTACTTATGATGTCTGCTGAGAAGAAGATTCCTTTGAGCAAGATTTACCATTGCAGGTTGTTGTTTGGGATTCCTGATGATTTTAGGGATCGAGTTGCAAAATACCCAAATTACTTTCGTGTTGTGGTTGAAGATGGTGGGAAGAGAGTTCTTGAACTAGTTAATTGGGATCCAATGCTGGCTGTGAGCGCACTCGAGAAAGAGTTTATGCTGGATGAGGATAAGGTTAAGAGGGCATTCAAGTTTGCGGTGAAGCACGGCAAGGATTTGGATCTGGATGAAGACGATACGAGGAAGCTCAACTTGTTGAATACACTTCCTCTGGTGTCTCCTTACTCAGATGGTTCAAAATTGGATCTTTGGACTTTGGAAGCAGAGAAGTACAGGGTTGGGGTCCTTCACGAGTTTCTGAGCTTGACATTGGAGAAAAGGGCTTCCATACACCATGTTGTCGAGTTCAAGGAAGAGTTTAGTTTGACCAAGCATACCTATCAAATGCTTTTGAAGCAACCCAGAACATTTTATCTTGCAGGAACTGAGATGAACTGGGTTCTTTTCTTGAAAGATGCTTACGATGAAAATGGTGTGTTGATAAATAAAGATCCACAAGTGGTTTTCACTGAGAAGCTGTTTAAGCATGCTCAAATGCAGGAAAGATAG
- the LOC133801192 gene encoding dynamin-related protein 4C-like — translation MGDETQNHDLGHHDDETGLYKKIEFDDQNELPLIAPIFSSYNDQIRPVLNAIDRLRQLDVTKEGIELPTIVVVGDQSSGKSSVLESLARISLPRGQGICTRVPLIMRLQNHTSSHPEIYLEYKNGDVIPVEEDKISEAINLATRDIAGDGKGISKTPLTLVVKKKGVPDLTMVDLPGITRVPVQGQPQDIYDQIKDIIMEYIQPEASIILNVLSATVDFPTCESIRMSQSVDRTGERTLAVVTKCDRAPEGLVEKVTADDVNIGLGYVCVRNRVGDESYEGARYEEAKFFQTHPDLSKMDKSIVGIPVLAKKLMQIQAKIIARNFPEIVKKIQDKLNQNLAEFSKLPKEMNSVAEAIDTFRRIIGLIKESLKEILLRGEYDDYPDEEMMHCKARLAEMLNDFSDELVNSPESDRTRNFLMDEIKHLKKANEISLPNFLPRKAFLTLLQEKVKRVSIVPIAFVGKLWDYIEKVVMAVFISHVEDYHQLQFITRRAGLNLIEKMKERSMKWVMEALEMEKLTDYTCNPEFETEWNMFMDRKDSFIYDINYYKLTEVAPSAVAAESPREYTEDAIYTIHNKYKAQTDSCTEDTINIIGFGLVKVGNAKKFPHLLHQAYDLRMRMVAYWRIVLRRLVESMALHMQQSVHKLVIEELEKELECELIASYNGDGLERLIKESPSVTTKRVKLAASIKKLKECKEILATILDRISIPDCDQ, via the coding sequence ATGGGAGATGAAACACAAAATCATGATCTTGGTCATCATGATGATGAAACAGGCTTATACAAGAAAATTGAGTTTGATGATCAAAACGAGTTACCTCTCATTGCACCAATCTTTTCATCCTACAACGACCAAATCCGCCCCGTTCTCAACGCCATCGACAGGCTCCGACAACTTGACGTCACGAAGGAAGGAATCGAGCTTCCCACCATCGTCGTCGTCGGCGACCAGTCCTCCGGAAAATCGTCCGTCCTAGAATCTCTCGCTCGTATCAGTTTACCACGCGGGCAAGGCATATGCACAAGGGTTCCCCTCATAATGAGACTCCAAAACCACACAAGTTCTCATCCCGAGATTTACTTGGAGTACAAAAATGGCGATGTCATTCCCGTCGAAGAAGATAAGATATCTGAAGCCATTAATCTAGCAACAAGGGACATTGCGGGAGATGGGAAAGGAATATCCAAGACCCCTTTGACTCTCGTGGTGAAAAAGAAAGGGGTTCCGGATTTGACAATGGTGGATCTTCCTGGGATTACTAGAGTCCCCGTTCAAGGCCAGCCTCAAGATATCTACGACCAGATTAAAGATATCATCATGGAGTATATTCAGCCTGAAGCGAGTATCATACTCAATGTGTTGTCTGCAACCGTTGACTTTCCAACTTGTGAGTCAATCCGAATGTCTCAGAGCGTTGACCGAACTGGGGAGAGGACTCTTGCCGTGGTCACCAAATGTGATAGGGCTCCCGAAGGGCTGGTGGAGAAGGTCACTGCTGATGATGTTAACATTGGGCTTGGTTATGTTTGTGTTAGGAATAGGGTTGGTGATGAATCCTATGAAGGAGCTCGGTATGAAGAAGCTAAGTTTTTTCAAACACATCCCGACCTTTCCAAGATGGATAAATCGATTGTGGGCATTCCTGTTTTGGCGAAGAAACTCATGCAGATTCAAGCCAAGATCATAGCTAGAAACTTCCCTGAGATTGTTAAGAAGATCCAAGATAAGTTGAACCAAAATCTTGCAGAGTTCAGCAAGCTCCCCAAGGAAATGAACTCGGTGGCTGAGGCCATTGATACTTTCAGGAGGATTATTGGGTTGATCAAAGAATCACTCAAGGAAATTTTGTTGAGAGGAGAATATGATGATTACCCAGATGAGGAGATGATGCATTGTAAAGCTAGGTTGGCTGAGATGCTGAATGATTTCTCAGATGAACTTGTGAACTCTCCCGAGAGTGATCGAACCAGGAACTTCTTAATGGATGAGATCAAGCatttgaagaaagccaacgagatTTCTCTCCCGAATTTCCTTCCCAGAAAAGCTTTTCTTACTCTATTACAAGAAAAGGTAAAACGGGTTTCTATTGTCCCTATAGCTTTTGTGGGAAAGCTATGGGATTACATAGAAAAGGTCGTGATGGCTGTTTTTATCAGCCACGTCGAAGACTATCACCAGCTACAGTTCATCACCAGAAGAGCAGGGCTTAATCTGATAGAGAAGATGAAAGAGAGGTCTATGAAGTGGGTTATGGAGGCTTTGGAGATGGAGAAGCTGACTGATTATACTTGCAACCCGGAATTCGAAACCGAATGGAACATGTTCATGGATCGGAAGGACTCATTCATATATGATATCAATTACTACAAGCTCACGGAGGTTGCTCCGTCAGCAGTTGCTGCGGAGTCACCAAGAGAATATACAGAAGATGCCATATATACCATTCACAACAAGTATAAGGCTCAGACGGACTCATGCACAGAAGATACCATAAATATTATAGGTTTCGGTTTGGTTAAGGTGGGGAATGCGAAGAAGTTTCCACATCTTTtgcatcaagcttatgatttgaGGATGAGAATGGTTGCTTATTGGAGAATTGTGCTGAGAAGATTGGTGGAATCCATGGCTCTGCATATGCAgcagagtgttcataagcttgtgATTGAGGAGTTGGAGAAGGAGCTTGAGTGTGAGTTAATAGCTTCATATAATGGAGATGGGTTGGAGAGATTGATAAAGGAATCGCCTTCTGTTACCACAAAGCGAGTTAAGCTCGCAGCAAGTATTAAGAAGCTCAAGGAGTGTAAGGAGATTTTGGCCACCATCCTCGACCGAATTTCAATTCCTGACTGTGATCAATGa